TCACGGCCGCGGCAGCGGCACCCGCCTTGACCGGCGTCGGCACCTTGACCTCTTTGATCTTGGTGACTTCCTTGATCTTGGTCCTGTTTTTGCGGTCCAGGATCAGGGACGCAGCAATGCCGGCCATCCAGACGTCCTTGGCCAGCGGCGTGCCCTGAGCGGTGGGCCGGACACCATCAGCTTCGGTCAGGCCCGGAGTCTTTGCATACATGGTGAGCATTCCGCCGGAGAACGCGCCAAGCACCAGTCCGGCGAGGCGGCTCGGAATGAACGGCATCAGCAGGGTCAGTCCCACCGTGATCTCGGCTGCGCTGAGCAGCTTGCCGAAGCGGGCAGAATCAAGGTCCAGGACCTGGGGAAAGGCGTTGGAAGCCATCTGCTGCAGGCCGGCGGCGCTTTCCTCGTCCAGATTGCGCTTGCCCAGGCCGGAATTCAGGATGTAGGCGCCGGAGGCCAGGCGCAGCGGAATGTGGCTGATTCTCATGGGGGATCCTTCCGGTGAAGTCGCTGACAACCATGAGCCTACGGCCGGGACGGGCAGCGCGCCAGAGCAAGTAATCCAACCGGAGGCCGGGTGCGGCGGGCCGGTCGGCGGCTCCCGGACCGGGGGATACCTGAACTACGTGAGCGGACAACACGCCGCCGGTGGTTAACCCTCGACTCGAAACTCTGCTTTTATGGAGGAGAACGAAAGCAGTAGCAGCTGTCGTCGACACTGGAAGGTCCTCATGGATTCCCTCCCGGCCGAACATCCCCGGCCGCGTCACTTTATTCTTCATCTCAGCGACACGCACCTGGTCGGCGGCACGAACCCGCTCTACGGCGCAGTTGACAGCCAGGCCAAGCTGGCCGAGCTGTTCGCCAGACTGGAAGTTTCAGGACAAAAGCCCGAAGCCATCGTCTTCACCGGCGACCTGGCGGACAAGGGCGAACCGCAGGCGTACAGCAAACTCCGCGACATCGTGGCCCCGGTTGCCGCACGGATGGGCGCCCGGCTGATCTGGGCCATGGGCAACCACGACAACCGCGAAAACCTCAAGAGCGCGCTGCTGGGCGAAGTCCCGGACATGGCACCGGTGGACCGCGTGTATCTGGTCAACGGACTCCGGATTATCACGCTGGACACCACGGTGCCCGGGTACCACCACGGTGAGCTCAGCGGAGCCCAGCTGAACTGGCTCCGGAACGTTTTAAAGACGCCGGCACCGGAGGGCACCATCCTGGCCATGCACCACCCGCCGGTCCCCAGCGTTCAGGACCTGACCGTCCTGGTGGAGCTGCGCCATCAGCGGGATCTCGCCGCCGTCCTGGAAGGAACGGATGTCCGGTCCATCATTGCGGGCCACCTGCACTACTCGACGTTTGCCACATTTGCCGGCATCCCCGTGTCCGTGGCGTCAGCGACCTGTTACACCCAGGATCTGACCACCCCGGGAACCCGCGGCCAGGACGCCGGGCAGGCGTACAACATGGTGCACGTCTATGAGGACTCAGTGGTGCATTCGGTCGTGCCGTTGGAGGAGAACAAAACGGTCGGCGAGCGGGTGGACGAGGCGGAAACCCGCCGCCGCCTGGATGCGGCCGGCGTCCGCATCCTCGACGCGCAGCAGCTGGCCTCCGCCTGAGGCGTTACCTCCGCCTGAGGCGTTAACCCTTAGCCTGGGGCGTCAGCCCTCCTCTGCATGGCGCTCAGGCTCCGGGCCCAGATTGAAGAAGCGCCCGGTGACGCTTTCCGGGCGAATCTCCACGTAGCGGTACTTCAGCGTCCGCACCCACGGCTGCAGCGGCAGTGCATCGGCTGCGTCGATCTCGCTTTGATTCTCAAGCTGGCGCGTAGTGCCCTTGACGACAACTGACCAGGCCTGGTCACTGTGAATCCCGTCGGCCTCGAAGGCCACGTGGTCGTTCACGGTCAACTCTGCCAGCTTGGTGCCCGGGCTGGTACGGAAGAGGAGAACGCCGTCGTGCGCGTAATAGTTGAGCGGATAAATGCTCGGCCGGTTGTTTACGCTGACCGCCAAACGGCCATGGAAGGTCTTCTCCAGGTATTTCCAGCTCTGCTCGGGGGTTAAATCCACAACGGGCGGGAGATCTTCAGTAGTCATGGCCCCAGTGTGCCAAGCGGCGGCGGTTGCCGCCACTGCGGGCGGCGGCGAGGCGCAGTTGACGTGTGAAGCAGACCGCACTAAGAGTTGAAGTGGAACACCTCACCCTGATCAGTTCGAACACCGACACGGAGAGAACGTAATGACTGACGCAGAAAACCCGATCCCCGCCGGCGGCGAGCAGCAGAAGCCCGTCCGACAGCACCTGACCACCCGTCAGGGCCACCCGGTTTACGACAACCAGAACAGCCGCACCGTGGGCCCTCGCGGCCCGGCCACTCTGGAGAATTATCCCTTCCTCGAGAAAATCAGCCACTTCGACCGCGAACGCATCCCCGAGCGCGTGGTGCACGCCCGCGGTTTCGTGGCCTACGGCGAGTTCGAAGCGTCAGGGAAATGGGGAGATGAGCCGATCTCCCGCTACACCCGGGCCCGGCTGCTCTCCGAACCGGGCAAGAAGACCGATGTCGCCATCCGGTTCTCGACGGTCATTGGCGGCCGCGATTCTTCCGAGACCTCCCGCGACCCCCGTGGTTTCGCGGTGAAGTTCTACACCGAGGACGGGAACTGGGACCTGGTCGGCAACAACCTCGGCGTCTTCTTCATCCGCGACGCAATCAAGTTCCCGGACGTCATCCATTCCCTGAAGCCGGACCCCATCACCTTCCGGCAGGAACCGGCACGGATCTTCGACTTCATGTCCCAGACCCCCGAATCCATGCACATGCTGGTGAACCTGTTCAGCCCGCGCGGCATTCCGTCGGACTACCGGCACATGCAGGGTTTTGGCGTGAACACCTACAAATGGGTGAACGAGCAGGGCGACACCAAGCTGGTTAAATACCACTGGCTGCCGCAGCAGGGCGTGAAATCCCTGACCGAGGAGGACGCCGCCAACATCCAGGCCAACGACCTGGGGCATGCCTCCAAGGACCTGTATGAGGCCATCGAAAGCGGCAACTACCCCAAGTGGGACCTCTACGTGCAGATGATGGATGACCACGATCATCCGGAGCTGGACTGGGATCCGCTCGATGACACCAAGACCTGGCCGGAGCAGGACTTCGAGCCCAAGTTCGTGGGCACCATGACGCTGAACCGGAACATCACCGACCATCACAACGAGGCTGAGCAGATTTCCTTCGGCACCGGTGTGCTGGTGGACGGGCTGGACTTCTCCGACGACAAGATGCTGGTGGGGCGCACCTTCAGCTATTCGGATACCCAGCGTTACCGGGTCGGGCCGAACTACCTGCAACTGCCGGTGAACTCACCCAAGCACGCACCGGCGGCCACCAACCAGCGCGGCGGCCAGATGTCGTACTTCACCGACCTCGCGCCGGGGCAGAATCCGCATGTGAATTACGAACCCTCAATCACCGGCGGCATCCCGGAAGCGCTCAAGCCGGCCCATGAGGAGCAGGGGCCGGACCTTACCGGCAAGCTGACCCGTGCCCGTCTGCCGCGCACCAACGACTACATCCAGGCCGGCCAGCGCTTCCAGCTGATGGAACAGTGGGAGAAGGACGATCTGGTCGCCAACTTCACCGCCAACATCAGCGAGGCGATCCGTCCGGTCCAGGAGCGGATGCTGTGGCACTTCTACATGTGCGACGACGAACTCGGCGCGCGTGTCGGCGACGGCCTGGGCATCGGATTGGATGAGGTGAAGGACCTGGGGCCGCTGGCCACCCAGACCCTGTCCGAGGCTGAAAAGGCCTGGATGAAGAACCTGGGGCACAACGGGCCGCGCAACGTTGAGGGCCTGACCATGACGCACTGCGTTCCCAACGAGCACGTGGTGGTCAGCCGCTAGCGGCGCCTGCACCAAGAACGCGTCAGACAACGACGACGGCGGGGCCCCGCACGCAAGGGGGCTCCGCCGTCGTCGTGCGTGCGCTAGTTTTCCCAGGGCGCCTTGATCGGGAAGAACTTCTCCAGGAAGTCCGTGACGCGCTCGGCGCGTTCCTGGGCCGGGACTTCCGGGAAGCTGCCGTCGTTGAGGCAGAACAGGTCCATGTTCCGCTTGGCCAGGAGCTTGTCCATCTGCTTCAGGCCGGCATAGGACGTGGTGTCCACGTACTTCACCTTCGCGGTTTCCTGGGTCACCGCACGCGCGGTGAGCAGCGCGTAGTAGTGGTACAGCGAGTTGGTCACCGATATGTTGTCCTTGGCGCGGAATCTGCTCCCCGCCGTGGCGGCGAACTCATCCGGAAACGCGTTTTCCATTTCCAGGAGCACGCTCTTTCGCAGCGGAGCGGCCGTGTGTTCCAGATGCCGGGTGGTGATCCGGCCAAAGCGCTCCCACAGCAGGCGCCGGTTGACGCGCGCTGCGTTTTCGAAGCCGCTGCGCTCGGAATCGTTCGCGCCCAAACCGATCCGGGTGCTGGCTTCGATGAACTTGGTGATGCCGCCGGGGGAGAAGAACAGATCCGGTCCCACCGGCCGGCCGAAGAACATGTCGTCGTTGGAGTACAGGAAATGCTCCGCCAGGCCCGGGATGTGCTGCAGCTGGGCCTCGACCGCCTGCGAGTTGTGCGTGGGCAGCACCGAGGGATCCTTGAAATGCTCCTCCGCGCGCACAAAGGTCACCGACGGATGGTCGGCCAGCCACTCGGGACGGTCCGAGTCCGTGGCGATGAAAATCCGGCGGATCCACGGTGCGAACATGTACACCGAGCGCAGGGCGTACTTGAGCTCGTTGACGTGGCGGAACCGGGCCTCGTGGTCGTCGCCTTCACCAACGACGGCGTCCTTCATCCGGGCCGCGCGCGCAGCCTGGTACTCGGCGGAGCTGCCGTCTACCCAGGAGAAGACGAGATCCACGTCGAAGTCGATGTCGGTGGCATGGTCGGCGAACATGTTCTCGATGGTCGGCCAGGTCAGTCCGTGCTTTTCCACGGTGCCGCGGACCACTTCACTGGCCGGCAGGGTGCGGCGGGTCAGCGAATTCTCCACCGGCAGCGTGATCGCCGGGCCGGTGAGGTCCCAAAGCTCCAGCTGCACGCCGGCGGAGGGACCGAAGGTGAGGTTGGTGCCGCTGACGGCGCGGGGGCGGAAGACTCGGATGATCCGGGACTTGTCCGCCGGCCAGAGTTCGCCGTCGGCGATGAGCAGGGTACGGGTCTTTTTGGTGTCGACGCTGCGCGCGTAGAAGGGTTCCTCGCGGCAGGCCTCGACCATGGCGCGGCGCAGTTCTTCGCGGTGTGCGAGGTCAATGGCGATGACCGGGCGCTGGTCGTTGCCGCGCACCAGAAGGTAGGTGATGCCGGCGTTGTCCAGGATTTTCCGGACAAACAGCAGGTCTTGGACCATGGCCTGGTGCGGGGTCAGGCCGGTGTCCATCAGCGTCAGGCGGCCCTTGACCTTGACGACGTCGGGCCGGTGCTCTACCCGCTCGATGACTGCCAGAGAGGCGGTCTGGAGATTTTCGCTTTCATGCACGGGCTCGGGGGTACCGAAATACACATCGTGTTCTGCGGCTATATCTGTAATCGGAACCTCCAATAAGTTCGTGTGTGCGGGCATGGCGGGCCGCGGCTGAAGAGTGCGGCTCGTGCGGCTCTGCACATAGTGTGGTGCTGGTCTCCGGGGTGCGGCCCGGATGTGCCGAGCATTCCCCGGAAAACCCGGATGCTCTGGGCGCGGGTGCCGCTGCTGAGTAGCATTGGGTGCTAGCGCGGACATCTCCGGGAGCTGATGTGAGATACCGTAACACCACGCTGGCTGCGGCGACGCTGCTTGTGCTCAGTATGTCATCCTGTGCCGTTCCGTCGGGTACGGGTGAGACCTCCGGCACCCCGGCAGCCTGGGTGTCCTATACGACGCCGGACGGATCCCTGGTCTTTGAGCACCGGGCGGACTGGACGGTGCAGGAGAAGCCGCCGCTCGCCAACGATCCCGCCGGTGGCATTTCGGTCCAGGTGAACGACGCCGAGGGAGACATGGTGGCCCGGCTCGACACCGGGATCATCACCGACCTGGTCTGCGCCGATCCCGATGAGCAGGCGGCTTACACGGAGTACGACACCGAGCCCATGCCGGAACTGGACTCGGAGCAGGGCACCGAGCAGCGGTTCGTTTACCGTTCCGTGGCGCCGTCCTCTCCGGAACGGGGCGAGGCAGTCGCCACCTATGCGGTGATCAGTGAAATCGGTGACCGCGGCCAGTGCGGTCTGTTTGATTTCTTCACCTTTACGGAGTCCAGCGGCGGGCGCTTCGCCGGTTCTTATCCTTCGGACGCGGTGGGCGCGGGGCAGTCCTATCTCGAGGGTGCTGCCGCGTACGAAACCAGTGACGAGTTCCGGGACGTGAAGCGGATGCTGGTATCACTGCGGGATACGCGCTAGTTCCCTTTAGCGCCGCGGGTTTCCGGGTTTCTCTGGCGTCCTGTGGATAACTCCGTATGCTGTGCCGCAGCCTCGTACTATTGGCGTCACTCACAGTCCCGCACGATTTTGCCCTGGGGGTTCTTGAATGTTCCGCACTGGTTTTCGCTCTGATAACTTTTCTGCTGCCCGGCTAGGCGCCCTTGGGCTCGCTGCGGTGTTGGTGCTGGGTGGGTGTTCGGGTTCCGGCGATGATCCCGGTGCCGAGGCCGCTGAAGGCTCGAATAGTGCTGCGCCGAGTGGGAGT
This genomic interval from Arthrobacter sp. zg-Y820 contains the following:
- a CDS encoding phosphodiesterase; translation: MDSLPAEHPRPRHFILHLSDTHLVGGTNPLYGAVDSQAKLAELFARLEVSGQKPEAIVFTGDLADKGEPQAYSKLRDIVAPVAARMGARLIWAMGNHDNRENLKSALLGEVPDMAPVDRVYLVNGLRIITLDTTVPGYHHGELSGAQLNWLRNVLKTPAPEGTILAMHHPPVPSVQDLTVLVELRHQRDLAAVLEGTDVRSIIAGHLHYSTFATFAGIPVSVASATCYTQDLTTPGTRGQDAGQAYNMVHVYEDSVVHSVVPLEENKTVGERVDEAETRRRLDAAGVRILDAQQLASA
- a CDS encoding pyridoxamine 5'-phosphate oxidase family protein encodes the protein MTTEDLPPVVDLTPEQSWKYLEKTFHGRLAVSVNNRPSIYPLNYYAHDGVLLFRTSPGTKLAELTVNDHVAFEADGIHSDQAWSVVVKGTTRQLENQSEIDAADALPLQPWVRTLKYRYVEIRPESVTGRFFNLGPEPERHAEEG
- a CDS encoding catalase, which produces MTDAENPIPAGGEQQKPVRQHLTTRQGHPVYDNQNSRTVGPRGPATLENYPFLEKISHFDRERIPERVVHARGFVAYGEFEASGKWGDEPISRYTRARLLSEPGKKTDVAIRFSTVIGGRDSSETSRDPRGFAVKFYTEDGNWDLVGNNLGVFFIRDAIKFPDVIHSLKPDPITFRQEPARIFDFMSQTPESMHMLVNLFSPRGIPSDYRHMQGFGVNTYKWVNEQGDTKLVKYHWLPQQGVKSLTEEDAANIQANDLGHASKDLYEAIESGNYPKWDLYVQMMDDHDHPELDWDPLDDTKTWPEQDFEPKFVGTMTLNRNITDHHNEAEQISFGTGVLVDGLDFSDDKMLVGRTFSYSDTQRYRVGPNYLQLPVNSPKHAPAATNQRGGQMSYFTDLAPGQNPHVNYEPSITGGIPEALKPAHEEQGPDLTGKLTRARLPRTNDYIQAGQRFQLMEQWEKDDLVANFTANISEAIRPVQERMLWHFYMCDDELGARVGDGLGIGLDEVKDLGPLATQTLSEAEKAWMKNLGHNGPRNVEGLTMTHCVPNEHVVVSR
- a CDS encoding stealth family protein; this translates as MPAHTNLLEVPITDIAAEHDVYFGTPEPVHESENLQTASLAVIERVEHRPDVVKVKGRLTLMDTGLTPHQAMVQDLLFVRKILDNAGITYLLVRGNDQRPVIAIDLAHREELRRAMVEACREEPFYARSVDTKKTRTLLIADGELWPADKSRIIRVFRPRAVSGTNLTFGPSAGVQLELWDLTGPAITLPVENSLTRRTLPASEVVRGTVEKHGLTWPTIENMFADHATDIDFDVDLVFSWVDGSSAEYQAARAARMKDAVVGEGDDHEARFRHVNELKYALRSVYMFAPWIRRIFIATDSDRPEWLADHPSVTFVRAEEHFKDPSVLPTHNSQAVEAQLQHIPGLAEHFLYSNDDMFFGRPVGPDLFFSPGGITKFIEASTRIGLGANDSERSGFENAARVNRRLLWERFGRITTRHLEHTAAPLRKSVLLEMENAFPDEFAATAGSRFRAKDNISVTNSLYHYYALLTARAVTQETAKVKYVDTTSYAGLKQMDKLLAKRNMDLFCLNDGSFPEVPAQERAERVTDFLEKFFPIKAPWEN